From a region of the Pseudomonadaceae bacterium SI-3 genome:
- a CDS encoding IS66-like element ISSal1 family transposase, with translation MTSLPNLDQLTPEQLRALAAQLLTQVDAMGKKIHRDQTIIEQLTHEIAWFKRHKFAKRSEQLSPEQGSLLDDLLDTDIAAIEAELKTLNPPAEPRQQPKRAPLPAQFPRTVIRHEPQNTQCACGCPLQRIGEDISEKLDYTPGVFTVEQHVRGKWACRQCETLIQAPVPAQVIDKGIPTAGLLAHVMVAKYADHLPLYRQEKIFGRAGLAIARSTLAQWVGQTGVQLQPLVDALREAVLAQGVIHADETPVQMLAPGEKKTHRAYVWAYCTTPFADLKAVVYDFSPSRAGEHARNFMGQWNGKLVCDDFAGYKASFEQGITEIGCMAHARRKFFDLHSANKSQLAEQALHSIAGLYEIERQARHMSDEERWRIRQEKSSPILDALHDWMLAQRDRVPNGSATAKALDYSLKRWLALTRYLEDGAVPIDNNQVENQIRPWALGRSNWLFAGSLRSGKRAAAIMSLIQSARLNGHDPYAYLKDVLMRLPTQRASEISQLLPHQWIQPEAGM, from the coding sequence ATGACTTCCTTGCCCAATCTCGACCAACTAACACCTGAGCAACTGCGCGCACTGGCCGCCCAGTTGCTCACGCAGGTCGATGCGATGGGCAAAAAGATCCACCGTGATCAAACCATCATCGAGCAGCTCACCCACGAAATCGCCTGGTTCAAGCGCCACAAGTTCGCCAAGCGTAGCGAGCAACTAAGCCCTGAACAGGGCAGCCTGCTGGATGATTTGCTCGACACGGACATCGCCGCCATCGAGGCGGAACTGAAAACCCTCAATCCTCCGGCTGAACCCCGCCAACAGCCCAAGCGCGCGCCGCTGCCAGCCCAGTTTCCGCGTACTGTGATCCGTCACGAGCCGCAGAACACTCAATGCGCCTGCGGCTGCCCGCTGCAACGCATCGGCGAAGACATCAGCGAAAAGCTGGATTACACGCCTGGCGTGTTCACCGTCGAACAGCATGTGCGTGGCAAGTGGGCCTGCCGCCAGTGCGAAACATTGATCCAGGCGCCGGTACCAGCCCAGGTGATCGACAAGGGCATCCCGACTGCCGGCTTGCTGGCTCATGTCATGGTGGCCAAATACGCCGATCATCTGCCGCTGTACCGGCAAGAGAAGATCTTTGGCCGTGCGGGTCTGGCTATCGCGCGTTCGACATTGGCGCAGTGGGTCGGACAAACCGGCGTACAGCTCCAACCATTGGTCGATGCCCTGCGCGAGGCGGTACTGGCGCAAGGCGTGATCCATGCCGACGAAACCCCCGTGCAAATGCTGGCCCCTGGCGAGAAGAAAACCCACCGGGCTTACGTCTGGGCATACTGCACCACACCCTTCGCCGACCTGAAGGCCGTGGTCTATGACTTCAGCCCAAGCCGTGCAGGTGAGCATGCGCGCAATTTTATGGGTCAGTGGAATGGCAAACTGGTCTGCGACGACTTCGCCGGCTACAAGGCCAGCTTCGAGCAGGGCATCACCGAAATTGGCTGCATGGCCCACGCCCGCCGCAAATTTTTCGATCTGCACTCAGCGAACAAAAGCCAGTTAGCCGAACAGGCGCTGCACTCCATTGCCGGGCTGTATGAAATCGAGCGGCAAGCACGGCACATGAGCGATGAAGAACGCTGGCGAATACGCCAGGAAAAGTCTTCACCGATCCTCGATGCGCTGCATGACTGGATGCTGGCCCAGCGTGATCGGGTGCCCAATGGATCAGCCACGGCAAAAGCCCTGGATTACAGCCTAAAACGCTGGCTAGCGCTGACGCGCTATCTGGAAGATGGAGCCGTGCCCATCGACAACAATCAGGTCGAGAACCAGATTCGGCCTTGGGCATTGGGGCGCTCGAACTGGCTGTTTGCCGGTTCACTACGCAGCGGCAAACGGGCGGCTGCGATCATGAGCCTGATCCAGTCAGCACGCCTCAACGGTCACGATCCGTACGCCTACCTGAAGGACGTGCTCATGCGGCTACCAACGCAGCGGGCAAGCGAAATCAGTCAACTGCTGCCGCATCAGTGGATACAGCCTGAAGCAGGCATGTAA
- a CDS encoding integrase translates to MNNNATYSHQPWDKVKLIGQKAPLRLRDIWAIRLRLQIANKTRDLALFDLAIDSKLRAFYLTRLRVRDVAHGKHVASRAIVMQQKTQRPVQFLITEQTRTALETWMHQAQLRSEDYLFPSRLRPSEHLSTRQYARIVKACVKVIGLDPAMYGIHTMRRTKASLIYRRTKNLRAVQLLLGHTKLESTVRYLGTEIDDALEMAELTEV, encoded by the coding sequence ATGAATAATAATGCTACCTACAGCCATCAGCCCTGGGACAAAGTAAAATTGATCGGGCAGAAAGCGCCGCTCCGCCTTAGAGATATCTGGGCGATTCGGTTGCGGCTGCAAATCGCCAACAAAACCCGAGATCTGGCGCTCTTCGACTTAGCCATTGACAGTAAATTGCGAGCCTTTTACTTAACCAGGCTCCGTGTTCGTGATGTTGCCCATGGTAAGCACGTTGCATCGCGAGCCATCGTGATGCAACAGAAAACCCAGAGACCAGTTCAGTTCCTGATCACAGAGCAAACAAGGACGGCTCTCGAAACTTGGATGCACCAGGCACAGCTCCGCAGCGAGGACTATCTTTTCCCGAGCCGGCTGCGCCCCTCTGAACACCTATCCACTCGGCAATACGCTCGTATCGTTAAAGCTTGTGTGAAGGTTATTGGTCTTGATCCTGCCATGTATGGCATTCACACAATGAGACGTACCAAGGCTTCCCTGATCTATCGCAGGACGAAAAACTTGAGAGCGGTTCAACTGCTGCTCGGTCATACGAAGCTGGAAAGCACTGTCCGATACCTCGGGACCGAGATAGACGACGCCTTGGAGATGGCGGAGCTTACCGAAGTTTGA
- a CDS encoding DUF305 domain-containing protein, with protein sequence MTTKALPTYPTAQLVLFLSVLACSTTAFACEGHTDHSSAPSGFVADNDAAMARMMEAMHVSPTGDVDRDFVEMMVPHHQGAIDMAQAMLRYGTSEPLKRLAQEIIITQEQEIFAMRLAIGDPLPTQTTASVQQSPTNPHHTPH encoded by the coding sequence ATGACAACCAAAGCGCTACCGACATACCCAACTGCCCAGCTAGTACTGTTTCTCAGTGTTTTAGCTTGCAGCACCACCGCTTTCGCTTGTGAAGGTCATACGGACCACTCTTCAGCACCATCTGGTTTTGTAGCGGATAACGATGCTGCCATGGCACGCATGATGGAAGCCATGCACGTATCTCCAACAGGCGACGTTGATCGCGATTTCGTTGAGATGATGGTTCCGCACCATCAGGGTGCGATAGACATGGCGCAAGCCATGCTCCGCTACGGGACTAGCGAACCCCTGAAGCGCTTAGCTCAAGAAATCATCATCACTCAGGAGCAAGAAATCTTTGCAATGAGACTCGCTATCGGCGATCCATTGCCGACACAAACTACTGCTTCGGTTCAGCAATCTCCTACCAATCCGCACCATACCCCCCACTAA
- a CDS encoding YncE family protein, with translation MTHRLRLRAAIAAALVTLSAPLFAGQVPGSTNKPDIPISHRDRVYAAEQFSNTVSVTDPASNELLGVIRLGDPQPGNLSPLYRGQVLVHGLGFSPDHRTLAVVSIGSNSVSFIDTATNSIKHVTYLGRSPHEAFFTPDGKEVWVTVRGEDYIAVIDTKTFEQKTRIKVPAGPGMQIFSPDGKYGYVCSSFSPETSVIDLANHKVVGTLPQASPFCPDLAASPDGKQLWLTLKDVGKVQVFDARPPFKLMRTLDTGPITNHVNLAHVDGRTRAYVTVGGLNQVQVFDTDTFDLLTTIDVGHLPHGLWPSGDGSRMYVGLENADALAVIDTKTNKVVKNIAIGQAPQAVVYVPNAVPEGDGKANLQPLGLAAQTVQLKLAPSGRKDSEAVPTTVTLFEQGLTQVLQASVTGLEPKHPYTLAFAERSDGTGHLQPLASFNSNPAGAAIVNAVGPIRQVVSQPKEGLKRYLVIVAGSADKLGDIIQRQVL, from the coding sequence ATGACACATCGCTTACGTCTCCGCGCGGCGATTGCGGCCGCCTTGGTAACGCTCTCGGCGCCATTGTTCGCTGGACAAGTTCCCGGCTCAACCAACAAGCCCGACATCCCAATCAGCCATCGTGACCGTGTTTATGCTGCAGAACAATTTTCCAATACGGTTTCTGTTACTGACCCAGCCAGCAATGAACTGTTGGGGGTAATACGTCTTGGCGATCCACAGCCGGGAAATCTCAGTCCTTTGTATCGTGGCCAGGTATTAGTACATGGTTTGGGCTTCTCACCGGATCACCGCACGCTAGCGGTCGTTTCAATCGGCTCAAATTCGGTCAGCTTTATTGATACTGCAACCAACTCAATCAAGCACGTGACTTATCTAGGCCGTTCACCTCACGAAGCTTTTTTTACCCCTGACGGGAAGGAAGTGTGGGTGACAGTCCGCGGGGAAGATTACATCGCTGTGATCGATACGAAGACCTTTGAGCAGAAGACACGGATCAAAGTCCCCGCGGGGCCTGGAATGCAGATATTTTCTCCGGACGGTAAGTACGGATATGTCTGCTCGTCATTCAGCCCTGAAACTAGCGTAATCGATCTAGCTAACCATAAGGTTGTCGGAACGCTCCCACAGGCAAGCCCTTTCTGCCCCGATCTAGCAGCGTCCCCCGACGGCAAACAGCTATGGCTTACTCTCAAAGATGTTGGCAAGGTCCAGGTATTTGACGCAAGGCCACCCTTCAAGCTGATGCGGACACTTGATACGGGACCTATAACCAACCACGTTAATCTCGCTCACGTTGATGGGCGTACCCGAGCATATGTCACCGTGGGTGGTCTCAATCAGGTTCAAGTATTCGACACTGACACTTTCGACCTTCTGACTACGATCGACGTAGGGCATCTTCCGCATGGTCTTTGGCCATCTGGTGACGGCAGTCGTATGTACGTTGGTTTAGAAAATGCTGATGCGCTCGCTGTAATTGACACCAAGACGAATAAGGTCGTAAAAAACATCGCGATAGGCCAAGCACCTCAGGCGGTTGTGTACGTTCCTAACGCTGTGCCTGAAGGAGATGGAAAGGCAAATCTCCAACCGCTCGGTCTCGCGGCGCAGACCGTTCAGCTAAAGCTTGCTCCTTCTGGACGAAAAGATAGTGAAGCTGTCCCGACTACAGTCACCCTATTCGAACAGGGCCTAACGCAAGTCTTACAGGCTTCGGTGACAGGGTTGGAGCCTAAGCACCCATATACGCTTGCGTTTGCTGAACGGTCGGATGGAACAGGACATTTGCAGCCTTTGGCTTCGTTTAACAGCAATCCAGCAGGCGCTGCTATCGTAAACGCTGTCGGACCAATCAGGCAGGTCGTCAGTCAGCCGAAGGAAGGGCTCAAACGTTACCTAGTGATAGTCGCCGGCAGTGCCGATAAGCTGGGCGATATCATTCAACGCCAAGTCCTGTAA
- a CDS encoding transcriptional regulator, giving the protein MSKIAEYRALEAQIGEQLKRLEALKADSALKKEIEFEQKLKALLEKYDMSLKDIIGIFEPDAGGNARKGAAPTAKISRRERIVKRYKNPSNGEIVETKGGNHKVLKAWKKEYGNDTVESWRQ; this is encoded by the coding sequence ATGTCAAAGATCGCGGAGTATCGGGCGCTAGAGGCTCAGATTGGAGAACAACTAAAGCGCCTGGAGGCCCTGAAAGCCGATAGTGCGCTGAAGAAAGAAATAGAGTTCGAGCAGAAGCTCAAAGCCCTTCTCGAAAAATATGACATGAGCCTGAAAGATATTATCGGCATCTTCGAACCAGACGCCGGCGGGAATGCGCGTAAGGGCGCAGCGCCCACGGCTAAAATTTCCCGTCGTGAGCGGATCGTTAAACGTTATAAGAACCCGAGCAACGGTGAGATTGTTGAGACGAAGGGCGGCAACCACAAGGTACTTAAAGCTTGGAAGAAAGAATATGGAAATGACACGGTTGAGAGTTGGCGACAATAA